From the genome of Deferribacteraceae bacterium V6Fe1:
TTTTGAAAAATGTCCCAAAAGTTTACAATACTCCGGAAATAAGATTTGAGTGTGACGAATCAAGAAAATTTGAAATAGTTGAAAATTTAGCCAAAAAATTTGAGGAATATAAAAAGAGTAATAACTTTGGTGTAAAAGATATTATTACAATTGACGGGATTAGAGTTATCTTTAAAAACGGTTGGGGACTATTAAGAGCAAGCAACACCCAACCGGTATTAGTAATGAGATTTGAAGCCACTGACTTGAATTCTATGAATGAATATAAAGAACTTTTTGAAAAAGAACTAAATTCACTTTAGATAAAAAAAGGGCAGTTTAACTGCCCTTTTTTATATTTCAGGCCCGCCTTTAACAACATCTGTTTTATCGTGGGATTCAAACTTTTTAAAATTTTCAACAAAATTTTTCGCCAAGTTTTTTAAACTCTCTTTGTACTTATCTCTGTCTTTCCACGCAAGCTCAGGATGGACTACATTTTCAGGAATACCAGGGATTTCTTTAGGAATACCGAATCCAAAAACCTCATTCCTGACAAAGTCAGCCTTTTCCAAGCTTCCATCCAAGATAGATTTTATAATTGCCCTTGTATGCTTAATTTTGAATCTCTCCCCTACTCCGTATGGCCCGCCGGTAAGCCCTGTGTTTACTAACCAGCAAGTAACATTGTGTTTCGTTATTTTATCCCCCAACAGCTTAGCATACCTGAATGGGTGATGGACCATAAAAGGAGCCCCAAAACATGCACTAAATACCGCCTTAGGCTCCGTAACCCCTTTTTCAGTCCCCGCAACTTTAGCAGTATAGCCTGAGACAAAGTGATACATTGCCTGCTCTTTACTTAATTTTGCCACTGGTGGCAATACTCCAAACGCATCATAAGTCAAAAATATTATATTTTTGGGATGCCCCCCTTTACCGTCTTTTACAATTTTTGAAAGGTGAGTTATAGGGTAAGAAGCCCTTGTATTCTCTGTCAGAGAATCATCATCAAGATTAATTCTCCTTGTTTCAACGTCAATTGCAACATTTTCCAAAATTGTCCCAAATTTTCTAGTGGTTTCAAATATATCAGGCTCAGCTTCTTTGGAAAGATTAATCACCTTTGCATAACATCCACCTTCAATATTGAAAACACCACTATCATTCCAACCATGCTCATCATCACCTATCAAATATCTTTCAGGGTCAGTGGACAGAGTTGTTTTACCGGTACCGGAAAGGCCAAAAAACAGTGCCACATCCCCTTTTTCACCAATATTGGCAGAACAATGCATCGACATGATATCTTTCTTTGGCAGCAAGTAATTCATTACGGTAAAAATAGATTTTTTTATTTCACCGGCATAACTTGTCCCACCGATTAAGACAAGTTTTTCGTCAAAATTTACTATTATAAATGTTTCGGAATTTGTGCCATCCTCCTCAGGATTAGCATGAAATCTCGGAAGATCAATTACAGTAAAATCCGGCTTGAAATTTTCAAGCTTTTCATTATTAAGCTCCCTTATAAACATATTTCTTGCAAAGAGTGAATGCCATGCATACTCAGAAATCACTCTTACTTTAAGTCTTGTTTCTTCATCACTCCCGGCGTAGCAATCCTGAACAAAAATCTCTTTTGTCTGCAAATAAGCCTTAATCTTGCTATATATTTTTTCAAAAGACTCTTTGCTTATCGGTTTGTTATCCTTAGACCAATACACATCGCTTGTACCAGGCAAATCAACAATATATTTATCGTTTGCTGACCTTCCCGTATGATGACCGGTTCTAACTACAATGGGTCCCAAGTGAGCAATAATCCCCTCACTTCTTTTAACTATCGCCTCATAAAGAGCCGGGGTTGTAAGATTTCTGTTTACATAGGCAATATTTTTAAAACCATACTCATCGTAAACAAGCTTTTTCATAGTTCCCCCTTTTAAAAATTATGTTGAAATTGCAACATATTGTATTATAATTGCGAGATGTTTGCAAACGAGTTTTTCATAGCTGGAGTTTCAGATAACGAAATAAAAAAAGAGAAAGAAAAAGCTAGGGCTTTAAGAAAAAAACAGTGGTGGAAAAATCAAATATCACGAGGTATTTGCCATTATTGTGGTGAAAAATTTTCACCTGAAGAATTAACTATGGATCATATTGTCCCGCTTATAAGGGGTGGCAAAACCACTAAGGGGAATGTTGTCCCTGCTTGTAAAGAGTGCAACAACAAAAAAAAATATATGCTCCCTATTGAGTGGGCAGAGTATCTCGAAAACTTAAAAAACAAGTGAATATATAGGAGAATTTATGACAGGCAAAGAAATAAGAGAGTTATTTTTGAAGTTTTTTGAAGAAAAAGGGCACACTCGAGTCGCCTCATCTTCATTAGTACCGGAAAATGATCCGACTTTACTTTTTACAAATGCGGGAATGAATCAATTTAAAGATGTATTTCTTGGCAACGAAAAGAGGGATTATAATAGAGCCGTAACTTGTCAAAAGGTCGTGAGAGCAGGCGGGAAACATAACGACCTTGAAAATGTAGGAAGGACAGCGAGGCATCATACATTTTTTGAAATGCTCGGCAACTTTTCTTTCGGTGACTATTTCAAAGAGGATGCGATAAAATTTGCTTGGGAGTTTTTAACAGAATGGCTCAATCTTCCTAAAGACAAACTTTTTGTTTCCGTTTACAAGGACGATGATGAGGCCTTCGAAATTTGGAATAAAACAATCGGTATCCCGGCACACAAAATCGAAAGACGCGGGGAGAAAGATAATTTTTGGTCAATGGGTGACACAGGTCCATGCGGTCCCTGTTCTGAAATTCATATAGATCAAGGCCCTGATGTAGGCTGTAAGAGACCTGACTGTAATCCTGACTGCGAATGTGACAGACATTTGGAGCTTTGGAATCTTGTGTTTATGCAATACAACAGGGATGAAAGCGGTAAACTTACCCCTCTTCCAAAACCTAGTATCGACACAGGAATGGGGCTTGAAAGAATTACTACCGTTGTCCAAAAAGTTAACAGCAATTACGATACTGACCTTTTCAAACCGATATTAGAGCATATCGCAAGTCTTGCAGGGAAAAAATATGGAATCAACGAAAAAGATGACGTAAGTATCCGCGTCATTGCCGACCATAGCCGCTCGACTACTTTTCTGATATCCGATGGTGTTATCCCTTCAAATGAAGGCAGAGGATACGTTTTAAGAAGAATCATGAGAAGGGCAATGCGTCATGGCAAAATGTTAGGTTTTGATAACACATTTTTTCATAAAGTGTGTGAATTTGTCGTTGATTTTATGGGTGACCACTACATAGAACTTATTGATAAAAAATCTTATATCTCCAAAGTAGTTTTAAATGAGGAATTAAGATTTAAAAATACACTTGAAACAGGTCTTAAAATAATAGGTGAATTACTTGAAAAGTATAAAAATAAAAGAGAACTCCCGGGGGCAGAAATATTTAAGCTCTATGATACATATGGCTTTCCAACAGACCTTTTGCAAGATATTGCCGAAGATAACGGCTTTGCCCTTGACATGGTAGGATTTAATGAAGAGATGTTAAAACAACAAGAAAAAGCAAAAAAATCTTGGGCTGGTAGCGGTGAAGAAAAAATTGCAGAAATTTTTCTGAATATTGCATCTAAAATAAAAACTGAGTTTGATGGCTATACAAAGCTGTCGTTAGATGCTGAAATCAAAGCTTTAATAAAAAACAACAAAGAAGCTAACACATTGTCTGAAGGCGAAACAGGTGCGATTATTATTGAAAAGACCACATTTTACCCTGAAGGGGGTGGGCAAGTAGGAGACAAAGGGATTATCAAAACCGAAGATGGAATCTTTACAGTTGAAAATACTAAAAAAATTGCCGATAAGCTGATTATTCATGAAGGTAAAGTTTTAAAAGGGAAATTTAGTATTGGAGATATAGCAGAAGCTGTTGTTGATAATAATTTAAGAAAAGCTACTGAAAAAAATCATACAGCTACACATTTGCTACACAAAGCCTTGCAAATGGTGTTGGGTGACCATGTAAGACAAGCCGGTTCATTGGTGACACCGGAAAGATTAAGATTTGACTTTGCACATTTCTCCCCCCTTTCAAAAGAAGAGATTAAACGTATTGAAGAAATAGTAAACACAGAAATTCAAAGAAACTTTAAAGTGACAAAAAGTTATAGTAACATTGAAGATGCTATTAAATCAGGAGCAATGGCGCTTTTTGGGGAAAAGTACGGACAAACTGTCAGAGTAGTTAGTGTTGAGAATTTTTCTACCGAGCT
Proteins encoded in this window:
- the pckA gene encoding phosphoenolpyruvate carboxykinase (ATP); protein product: MKKLVYDEYGFKNIAYVNRNLTTPALYEAIVKRSEGIIAHLGPIVVRTGHHTGRSANDKYIVDLPGTSDVYWSKDNKPISKESFEKIYSKIKAYLQTKEIFVQDCYAGSDEETRLKVRVISEYAWHSLFARNMFIRELNNEKLENFKPDFTVIDLPRFHANPEEDGTNSETFIIVNFDEKLVLIGGTSYAGEIKKSIFTVMNYLLPKKDIMSMHCSANIGEKGDVALFFGLSGTGKTTLSTDPERYLIGDDEHGWNDSGVFNIEGGCYAKVINLSKEAEPDIFETTRKFGTILENVAIDVETRRINLDDDSLTENTRASYPITHLSKIVKDGKGGHPKNIIFLTYDAFGVLPPVAKLSKEQAMYHFVSGYTAKVAGTEKGVTEPKAVFSACFGAPFMVHHPFRYAKLLGDKITKHNVTCWLVNTGLTGGPYGVGERFKIKHTRAIIKSILDGSLEKADFVRNEVFGFGIPKEIPGIPENVVHPELAWKDRDKYKESLKNLAKNFVENFKKFESHDKTDVVKGGPEI
- a CDS encoding HNH endonuclease; the encoded protein is MFANEFFIAGVSDNEIKKEKEKARALRKKQWWKNQISRGICHYCGEKFSPEELTMDHIVPLIRGGKTTKGNVVPACKECNNKKKYMLPIEWAEYLENLKNK
- the alaS gene encoding alanine--tRNA ligase — its product is MTGKEIRELFLKFFEEKGHTRVASSSLVPENDPTLLFTNAGMNQFKDVFLGNEKRDYNRAVTCQKVVRAGGKHNDLENVGRTARHHTFFEMLGNFSFGDYFKEDAIKFAWEFLTEWLNLPKDKLFVSVYKDDDEAFEIWNKTIGIPAHKIERRGEKDNFWSMGDTGPCGPCSEIHIDQGPDVGCKRPDCNPDCECDRHLELWNLVFMQYNRDESGKLTPLPKPSIDTGMGLERITTVVQKVNSNYDTDLFKPILEHIASLAGKKYGINEKDDVSIRVIADHSRSTTFLISDGVIPSNEGRGYVLRRIMRRAMRHGKMLGFDNTFFHKVCEFVVDFMGDHYIELIDKKSYISKVVLNEELRFKNTLETGLKIIGELLEKYKNKRELPGAEIFKLYDTYGFPTDLLQDIAEDNGFALDMVGFNEEMLKQQEKAKKSWAGSGEEKIAEIFLNIASKIKTEFDGYTKLSLDAEIKALIKNNKEANTLSEGETGAIIIEKTTFYPEGGGQVGDKGIIKTEDGIFTVENTKKIADKLIIHEGKVLKGKFSIGDIAEAVVDNNLRKATEKNHTATHLLHKALQMVLGDHVRQAGSLVTPERLRFDFAHFSPLSKEEIKRIEEIVNTEIQRNFKVTKSYSNIEDAIKSGAMALFGEKYGQTVRVVSVENFSTELCGGCHVDNTGEIGLLKIINESSVAAGVRRIEAVTGLQAFNFLSDSEQIVSELEVALKTKRENILNKVEELTSNIRQLTKEIEKLKSKEEAGKIDAFLENIKIINKINTLVLKLEEADVSHLRNTMDIAKSKIKSGVILIVSATNDKVTFLCGVTDDLTDKYSAGDIVKEVAKVTGGGGGGKKDLAQAGGKDITKIDNAIKKFYELI